In bacterium, the DNA window CGTTTTCATTCGTAAAAATTCCGCCTGCTGCGCGAAGCAAAGCATGTCCGGCCGCGTAATCCCAGTCACCCGGACTGTGCCAGGAAACCGCTGCATGCCCGTCTCCTACGGCGGCCAGCGCCAGGCGATAGGCGATGCTGGGAAAAGCGCGATAACGATAAGGGTGAATACATTCGAGCAACGTTTCCATGAGATTTTCGCGATGCGTTGAAACGAGCAGTACCACATGACCGGGGCTGGAAAGATCCCATGCCGGTTTTACGGATTTTCCGTTTCGCATCAGGTCGAAATCTTCAGCCCAACAAATCAAGTCTCCGTTGTCGTCGGGGGCCGTGTATGCGTAGACAACGCCCAGTACGGGTACGCCTTTCTTCACAAGACCAATCGAAACAGCGCTTCCACGAGCTCCGCGCAGGTAGGACGAAGTTCCATCATTCGGATCCACCAGCCAGACATGATCGTCCGCCGTCTCGATAGAACCTGTTTCTTCACCGCGGTACCTGTATTGCGGAAAACTTTCAGTAAGACGTTTCCGGATCAACCATTCCGCTTCATCGTCCGCTTCGGCGTGCGCGCGCTGGCCGCGCGGTCCACCGGGCCGGTGAAATTCCCTGCGCAACAATTCCCCTGCTTCCAGAGCCGCATCAGTTGCAAGATCTAATTCCTTCTTGTAACGCAATCTTACTCCTGGCTAAAAAGTTGGAGGGCGGGCGTCCCTGCCCGCTCGTTAAGTGTTGGTGTTTGGCCGGCGGCAGGGATGCCCGCCCACCACTCAACTCTTCAGTTCCATTCTCCACTTGTTCAGCATTTCACTCACCACCTTCTGCGCATGCTGAATGCAATCGGGCACGCCAACCCCGCTGAATATGTTGCCGGTCATGCACAATCCATGATGCAGTTTTGTGAGTTTGCGCAGTCGTTCTATTTTTGCGCTGTGCCCAACCTGATATTCTGGCATCGCATCCTTCCACCGGAAAATCCGACAAAAAACAGGTTCACTGCCGATCTGCGCAATTCTTTTCAGCTCACCCAGAATCTCAATCTGAATCGCATCATCCGAACGCTCCATCCACAATGCCGCCTGATCACCATCCAAAAATACGCGGACTAAAAAAAGATTCTCCGGAGAACGGCGCGGAAACTTATTCGAAACGTAGGTGCATGCAAGAATCGAACGGCGCTCCGATGCAGGGACCAGCCAGCCGAAACCTTCTTTTTTCACTCCTTCAAATCCGAGAACAACCACCACCGCGGAGTTCCTCCGAATCGATTTGTAGAGAGAATCCATTTCAGCAAACTCTGGAACGTTGAGACGCGGAAGAGAGCCTGCCAGTACGACAAAATCATAATGCTCATCCCCAATCTTCCAGTCATCCGCGTTTCTCGAAACAGATTCAACGCGGTGGCCCGGTTTCCAGTTCGCATCAATTTTTTCCTGCAATCGAGCCACCAGGGACTCCATTCCGTTTTCCAGAGTTGTAAACAGACTCTCTGCCGATTCACTCGCTTTGCGTGTTATCAGTTGACGGATGATACTTCCCTTCTTTTGCATTTCCCAGATCTGAGGAAGAGCAGTCTGGAGACTCAAACGACTTACATTTGCGCCATAGATGCCGCTGATCATCGGCTCCCCAATCTTTTGCAAAATTTCCGTACCAAAACGGCGCTCCAGAAACTCAGCAGCTTCGATGTCCTTTTCTTCCGGAAAGGAAAAAACATCCGAGAGAACTTCGAGCTTGCCCGGCCATGTAAAAAGATCGGTCTTGAGGAATGACCAGAACTTTGTGGGCACCATCAAGAAGAAGCCCTCAGGCAATTCCCTTAGTTCACCATCCTGAAATAAGTACGTCTTACGCGATCGATCGTTCGATCCTACAAGTTCCGATCCCAAATTGATAGCTTCACACAAACGCACGGCCGATTTTTTTACCGTTAAAAAGGAATCGGGCCCGCCTTCCACGACACAACCGGCAATTTTTTCGCTCCTGATCACTCCTCCGATTCGATCTTGAGCGTCGTAGATATCCAGGTTCAAGCGAGGGATGCGCGCCTGAAGGAAATACGCGGCGACGAGGCCGGAAATACCAGTGCCGATAACAGCGCCACGTTCGATCATTGACCGGCCAATTGATAAAGAAGCTCAATAAATAATGACGAATCGTTCAGCGAAGGGGCTCGATAAAGAGTGATTCCTTTTTTCGCGGCGTAATCGGAGAACTGAATATCAATGTCGTACAGGGTTTCCATGTGATCACAGACAAAACCAACAGGCATCAGGACAACTTTTGAAATGGATTTGAGAGCAAGCTCATCCAGCCGCGCTTCGACTGTGGGTCCCAGCCATTTCTCGGCAGTCATCCCCTGGCTTTGATAGGCAAATCGCCAATCAGAAAGCTTGCAAGCCCGCGCAACAAGCACGGCAGTATCTTTGACCTCGTAATCATAAGGATCACCCTGCGTAAGAACACGCTCCGGTAAGCTGTGAGCAGTGAGTATGACAAATGCATCCGCGTGATCCCGCAAAATGATTTGCAAATTCGCCGAATACGCGCGGATTAACTGCGGATGTTTCGCGTAAGACGGAATCATCGTGAATTGTAAGTTTCTGCCCGCGATGGCATCTTCCATGGCCTTTCTATACGCGCCGATTGTCAGCTGAGAATATTGCGGCGCAAGGCAGATTGCGGTCACTGCATCAACCCCATCCGCCACCATCCGGTTCAAAGCATCGCCGATAAAGGGCGCCGAATAGCGCATTCCAAAATAGACTTTGCGATGATCTGAATGGCTTTTCAATAATTTTTCCAGGGCTTCCGCTTGCAACTGAGTCCACTGCAAAAGAGGAGACCCTCCAATCTTCCTGTACCGGTCCCTGAACTCTTCCAGGATTTCAGTATCCACCGGACGGCCGTGGCGGACTCTTAGCAGATACTCCTCAACTTGATCTACACTTTCCGGAGCGCCGTGAGCCAGCAGAATTACGGCTTCCATTTATGCACCTCTTCCACCAATGCGGCAACATTCTCATCGGGTGTATCCGGAAAAACGCCGTGCCCCAGATTGAAGATGTGGCCGTTTTGTCCCCCGGCAGCCGAAAGCACCTTTCTAACTTCTTGCCGAAGTTCCTTCGTGTTCATCAACAGATGAGCAGGATCAAGATTGCCCTGAATCGCGTGGTCGCCAATCCGGTTCCACGCTTGACGCAGATCAACGCGCCAATCAACACTGATGATCTCGCCCCCCGCTTCACAAATTAAATCGAGATAGGCAGCGGTGCCTGTAGAAAAATGAATCGCCGGCGCTGCAAGGTTTGAAAGCACAATCTTCGAATAAGGCAGCACATACTTGCAGTAATCTTCCGGACCCAACACACCCACCCAGCTGTCAAACATCTGCACGGCAGAGGCGCCCGCTTCAATTTGTCGCCTGAGATATTCGGCTGTCACGCTGCTGATTTTCTCCATCAACTCGTGCCAGGCTTCCGGTTGGCGATACATGAATTGTTTCGTTTTTAGAAAGTGACGGGAATAACCACCTTCAATTGCATAACTTGCCACTGTAAAAGGAGCCCCGGCAAAGCCGATGAGCGGAATCCCTTTGAGCTCGTGTACAGCGAGACGAATCGCTTGCAGAACGAAGCCTAGATTTTCGTTTACATCAAATGTTTCCAGGCTCGCGACATCTGTGGGATTCGACACCGGATTATTTATGACCGGACCTTCCCCTTTGGCGAACTCAAGATGCAAGCCAAGGGGCTCCAAAGGTAAAAGGATATCCGCAAAAATGATGGCGGCATCTAATGGATAGCGGCGTATCGGCTGAAGCGTAATCTCCGCGGCCAATTCGGGAGTCTTGCATAACGTTAACAAGGAATATTTTTGCCTGAGCTCGCGGTACTCCTGCATATACCGGCCCGCCTGCCGCATCAGCCAGACAGGCGTGCAATCCACACTCTCTTTGCGACATGCCTTAAGAAAACGACTTTGCTGTAAATCGTTGGACATGACATCAACTATATCGCAAGTAAGCAAAGTAGCGCGGGCGTCCCGCCTGCGTCAACAGCGGGCAAGACGCCGGCGAGACGCCCGCGCTACTTTGTTTACCATTGCAAAAGCCATTGATTCGGCTAGAATTTGAGCATGTCAAAAATAGCGGGGATACTTCTGATCCTGTTCGGAGCTGCAACCGCTTTTCTCGGTATAAAAGAAGTGCATCAACCGAGTAATCTTCTTACACCGTATGGTGCATGGTCTTCCATAGTTCTTGGATCACTCATGGTTTTGGCGGGAGTTGCACATTTCCGGGCGCCACACAAATCGTTTTTGGTGAGCGTGCCGATTCTTCTTGCATTTCAGTTGCACGTCTACTGCATTGCATTGTTTTACGATGTGAAAAACCTGCCAATGTTCCTGGGTGCCCATGTTCTGGCATCGCTTTTGATTCTGGTTTTCAGTTATCTCGGATACCGAAGTTCTGCAATGAGGGGGGCAACACCATAATCGAGCAAAAAAATAGTTGACTTTGTCAACTATTTTTTGAGGAGGGCAGCTCGATAACGATCCGGGTTCCGCTCGGACTGTTTTTTTCTGCGCGAATGGTACCATCATGCATTTCGATGATTCGCCGGGCGATGAACAGTCCGAGTCCGAATCCATCCTTGCCTGCTGCGCCATTTCCTCGAAAGAAAGCTTGAAAGATTTTCTCCTGTTCCGTTGAATCGATTCCCGAGCCCTGATCCATGCATTTCACAATCACCTTGCCATCCACTTGCTCTATTTCCAATTCAACTCTTCCGCCCATGGAAGAAAATTTGATTGCGTTTTCCAACACGTTGACGAGCGCACGCTCCAGCTGATACAGGTCCCCCATTACACTACCCTCTCCCTTTTGAATCAAACTGACTTCCTGATGTTTGGCGAGAGGCTCGACCTGTTCGATCGCTCGTTTCGTAACTTTTTCCAAAGGCGCGAGCTCTTTTGTGATGGGAACATTCATCTCGATTCTGGATAAAAGGAGCAGTTGTTCGATCAACTTCTCGCTTTCCAATATTTCCTCCTGCATATCTTCAATCAATTTTTCGCCCTGCTGTTTTTCGGATAACAATTCCAGAGCGATTCGCATTCGCGCAAGAGGAGATCGCAATTCATGAGAGATCCACGCCAAAAACTCTTTTCTCTGTTGCAGCATCTTCTGAAGATTTTCAGCCATCGTATTGAAAGCGCCGGCAAGATCGGAGATTTCATCATTTCCTGAAACAGAAGCGCGGTTTTCCAGGTGTCCCTGAGCCCATTCCTGGCCAAGTTGATGCAATTCGCGAACCGGCTTCGTCAGCTTTTTCGAAAGTGGAAAGATCAAAGCAGCAATCGTGATGAGAACAATTATCAGAGAAACGAGAACCGGGAAACGCGGAAATCTTCCCCTGCCCATAAAGCCGCGTTCCACAATGACCAGCTCTTTGACCACGCCGGAATCTTGCCGAAGTGGAACAATAATGCGATGTGGAGCGCGGCGTCCTGTTACAATAACAGTTTCACCAGCGGCCGCTCGAGCCAATTGCTTTGCATTGACCGACGGTCCGTGATGTTCTTCGTTCGATAATACCACCTGGCCGGAACGATTCACAATCCAGAAACGCAACGGACGGATCCGGTTGAGCCGCTCACGGAACGTGCGGCAAGAATTCGAGTTCATCTCCTGGCACGCTTCCGCATATTCAGCCATTAGAAATCGCGCATGAGACTCCATCTGGTCATGCAGCTCATCGCGAACACGCTCCGAGTAAAAGGTGTGGATCATCATCGAAACGATGGCAATGGTCAATACGAAAACCAGCAAAAACCAGAAGTAAAGTTTTAGATAAATCTTGCCGAACATATTTTTAACGCAGAGGGCGCAGAGTAACGCAAAAAAAAAATTCTCTCCGCGTTCTCTGCGTGCTCTGCGTTGAAAATTAAGTCTGGAAGCGGTAACCGGTACCCCAAACGGTTTTGATCCATCGTGGATTTTTTGGGTCCGGCTCAATCTTGTTCCGCAACCTCGAAATATGAACATCGATCGATCTGTCGATTCCATCGAAATCGCGTCCCGACACCAGATCCATCAAACGCTCACGGGTAAACACCTTGCCTGGATTCGACGCCAGTACCCGTAATAAACGAAATTCTGCGGCGGTCAATTCCACATTTTCCCCCTGAATCACGAGCTTCTGATTTTGAGGATTCAAATAGAATTCTCCATATTCAATCGCCTTCAGGTTACCGGACCAATCGGGGGACGCTCCTTTCCGCCGTAAAACAGCTTTGATTCGTGCAACGAGCTCCCGCGGATTAAATGGTTTCGCCAGATAGTCATCCGCGCCCAATTCCAAACCGATGATCTTGTCTTCATCGTCCCCGCGTGCTGTCAACATAATCACCGGAACCGGCGAATCGTTGCGAATTTTCTTGCAAACTTCGAGACCATCTCCGTCCGGCAACATGATATCGAGCAAAACCAGATCGTAGTCTTCGCTTCGCAAGTTGCGGGTCCCTTCTTTAACAGTATTTGCGACAGTAACGTCAAACCCATGGCCGGAAAGATAGCTCTTCAACAACTCGCACAGGCGGACATCGTCGTCAATTAAAAGTACAGGCACACTCATAAACCGTGCATTCATTATAGATCTTTCGCCGCAGGCGAGACGCCCGCGTTACATTTCTTAACATTTGGGTAAAGGATTCGAAAATACGCTTTCGTATTGTTCATATGAAAGGAAAATTTACGGAGGTTTAGAAATGAAAAAGGTTTTGATTGTAGCAATCCCGATAGCGCTCTTTGCAATTCTGCTTGCGACCCTGCCCTCTTTTGGGTTCGGCCGCGGGCATCGGCACCACGGAATGATGAAAGATTTCATCATGTACAAAATCGACAAACTCGCTGGGGATCTGAATTTGAATTCCGTCCAGCAAGCTCGATGGGACACATTCAAAAAAGATCTGGAATCCAGTATCGAACAACGCAAAGGTAAAAGAGAGGAAATTCATGACATCGTGAAACAGGAGCTGGCAAAAGACAATCCTGATTTCACAAAAGTTACTCCTCTGGTGCATGGACAGATCGATTCCCATGCCCAATTCGCGCACGATCTGGTCAATCGCGTGAATGAGCTCTTTTCCGATCTTTCACCGGAACAGAAAAAGATCCTATCGGAACGGATCATGGAAATGCATGATCATAGGGACTGAGTAGACGGGTTTTGGAGGGCGCAGCATTTCGTCTAAACAGCGAAATGCTCGCGCCTGCTGTGCTAAAATTACTACTTGAAACTCCAGAAGATTCTTCTCTACGGCTTCCTACTTCTGCTCTTGAATACTGTCTATCTGGCAGCAAAAGCAGATCCCACCATCTTTTACATGACCAATGTGCTTTTCCATTTGGGGTTCGGGCTCCTTCTGCTGGTTCTCTTTTCGATTTACATCGCAAAACATTTCCGTTCGATGTCGCTGATCGGTAAACTGGCGACGGTCTCACTGATTGCCGGCGTCCTCTTCGGCATCCTTTTAATGTGGACCGGCGCTCATCGTCCTTACCGCTGGATTTTGCACTGGCACATCGGAATCACATCGATTGGATCGCTTTTGTTAATTGTGTATCTGTTTCAAAGAGTAAGACATACAAAATGGACGTCAGGAAGGTTAGCATCCGCTCTCGCAGTGACAGTCTTCCTTCCGGCAATCGTCCTGTCGTATCAGCGCGGTCAAACAGCGTCCACGGACCGCATCGTAAATCCAAAAGCTCCTCCGGCCAGCATGTTTCAGGAAGGGGATGGCCCGAAAGGACCCTTCTTTCCGTCGTCCGCTCAGACGAATACAGGCGGAAAAATACCTTCCAACTTCTTCATGACCTCCGATATGTGTGGCAGATGTCATGTCGACATTTACAAGCAATGGTTCTCCTCCGCTCATCACTTTTCATCCTTTAATAATCAGTGGTACCGCAAATCGATTGAATACATGCAGGACGTGATTGGCACAAAACCTTCCAAATGGTGCGGAGGATGCCACGATCACGCGGTTATCTTCAACGGAATGATGGATACTCCCATCAAAGAAATTATTGACACACCTGAAGCGCAGGCTGGTTTGAGCTGCACTTCCTGCCACTCGATTGTTCATGTGAAAAGCTCCATGGGGCAGGGAGACTTTGTCATTGAATATCCACCACTGCATGATCTGGCTGCGAGTGATAACAAGTTCCTCGAAAAGCTGCACGATTTTCTGGTTTTTACAGATCCGGAACCGCATAAGAAAACTTTTATGAAACCTTTTATTCGGCAAGATATGGCGGAATACTGCTCCGCCTGTCACAAAGTTCATCTGGACGTGCCGGTAAATAATTACCGGTGGTCGCGGGGCTTTAACGAATATGACAACTGGCAGGCAAGTGGTATATCGGGTCAGGGAGCAAGATCTTTCTACTATCCACCGAACCCCATGAAATGTGGTGATTGTCACATGCCGCTTGTCGATGCGAAGGATCCCGCTGCTATCAACGGGAAGGTCCATTCTCACCGTTTCCCGGGCGCAAACACAGCGTTGCCGCATGTGAACCGGGATCAGGAACAATTTAAGGTTGTCGAAGATTTCTTGAAAGCGGACCAAGTCACGGTCGACATTTTTGCTTACTCGAAAGCGATTCCTATCAAAGTAACGGAAAAAGAATCGACTGATGGGCCGAAACTTCAGAGCATGTTTGCAGTCGGCGAAGAATCAGCTTCATACGGAGCAAGTTCAACTGTAATTCGTGAACCTGTTGAAGTCGTGGCGCCGCTGGACAAAGTTGACGCCACTGTCGCGCGTGGAGACACGATTCGCCTGGATGTGGTTGTGCGCACGCGAAGAGTGGGACACTTC includes these proteins:
- a CDS encoding response regulator transcription factor, with amino-acid sequence MNARFMSVPVLLIDDDVRLCELLKSYLSGHGFDVTVANTVKEGTRNLRSEDYDLVLLDIMLPDGDGLEVCKKIRNDSPVPVIMLTARGDDEDKIIGLELGADDYLAKPFNPRELVARIKAVLRRKGASPDWSGNLKAIEYGEFYLNPQNQKLVIQGENVELTAAEFRLLRVLASNPGKVFTRERLMDLVSGRDFDGIDRSIDVHISRLRNKIEPDPKNPRWIKTVWGTGYRFQT
- the hemG gene encoding protoporphyrinogen oxidase, with the protein product MIERGAVIGTGISGLVAAYFLQARIPRLNLDIYDAQDRIGGVIRSEKIAGCVVEGGPDSFLTVKKSAVRLCEAINLGSELVGSNDRSRKTYLFQDGELRELPEGFFLMVPTKFWSFLKTDLFTWPGKLEVLSDVFSFPEEKDIEAAEFLERRFGTEILQKIGEPMISGIYGANVSRLSLQTALPQIWEMQKKGSIIRQLITRKASESAESLFTTLENGMESLVARLQEKIDANWKPGHRVESVSRNADDWKIGDEHYDFVVLAGSLPRLNVPEFAEMDSLYKSIRRNSAVVVVLGFEGVKKEGFGWLVPASERRSILACTYVSNKFPRRSPENLFLVRVFLDGDQAALWMERSDDAIQIEILGELKRIAQIGSEPVFCRIFRWKDAMPEYQVGHSAKIERLRKLTKLHHGLCMTGNIFSGVGVPDCIQHAQKVVSEMLNKWRMELKS
- a CDS encoding tetratricopeptide repeat protein, whose product is MKLQKILLYGFLLLLLNTVYLAAKADPTIFYMTNVLFHLGFGLLLLVLFSIYIAKHFRSMSLIGKLATVSLIAGVLFGILLMWTGAHRPYRWILHWHIGITSIGSLLLIVYLFQRVRHTKWTSGRLASALAVTVFLPAIVLSYQRGQTASTDRIVNPKAPPASMFQEGDGPKGPFFPSSAQTNTGGKIPSNFFMTSDMCGRCHVDIYKQWFSSAHHFSSFNNQWYRKSIEYMQDVIGTKPSKWCGGCHDHAVIFNGMMDTPIKEIIDTPEAQAGLSCTSCHSIVHVKSSMGQGDFVIEYPPLHDLAASDNKFLEKLHDFLVFTDPEPHKKTFMKPFIRQDMAEYCSACHKVHLDVPVNNYRWSRGFNEYDNWQASGISGQGARSFYYPPNPMKCGDCHMPLVDAKDPAAINGKVHSHRFPGANTALPHVNRDQEQFKVVEDFLKADQVTVDIFAYSKAIPIKVTEKESTDGPKLQSMFAVGEESASYGASSTVIREPVEVVAPLDKVDATVARGDTIRLDVVVRTRRVGHFFPGGTVDAFDVWLELQATDDTGRVIFWSGKTEDYGKERGPVEKGAHFYRSLLLDEHGNRINKRNAWAARSVAYVRLIPPGAAETVHFRMQIPPDVGSKIHLKAKLNYRKFAWWNTNWAFAGIRDPEHKDFALGKAYDDGRWIFKGDTSHVSGKIKAIPDLPIVVMSQDEVVLKVADKASARRHEADPLLRERWNDYGIGLLLQGDLRAAEMAFRKVTELDPNYADGWVNIARARIQEGNMMGAQEMLKKAFALAPDLAKTHFFFGLTLKAQGKYDNALHHLQKAAEKYPRDRVVRNQIGRILFLQRKHEDAIAEFEKTLLIDPEDLQAHYNLMLCYQGLGNQEMAEKEKVYYERFKADETSQTITGQFRKLNPEDNNERQPIHEHTSAH
- the hemH gene encoding ferrochelatase; translated protein: MEAVILLAHGAPESVDQVEEYLLRVRHGRPVDTEILEEFRDRYRKIGGSPLLQWTQLQAEALEKLLKSHSDHRKVYFGMRYSAPFIGDALNRMVADGVDAVTAICLAPQYSQLTIGAYRKAMEDAIAGRNLQFTMIPSYAKHPQLIRAYSANLQIILRDHADAFVILTAHSLPERVLTQGDPYDYEVKDTAVLVARACKLSDWRFAYQSQGMTAEKWLGPTVEARLDELALKSISKVVLMPVGFVCDHMETLYDIDIQFSDYAAKKGITLYRAPSLNDSSLFIELLYQLAGQ
- the hemE gene encoding uroporphyrinogen decarboxylase; this translates as MSNDLQQSRFLKACRKESVDCTPVWLMRQAGRYMQEYRELRQKYSLLTLCKTPELAAEITLQPIRRYPLDAAIIFADILLPLEPLGLHLEFAKGEGPVINNPVSNPTDVASLETFDVNENLGFVLQAIRLAVHELKGIPLIGFAGAPFTVASYAIEGGYSRHFLKTKQFMYRQPEAWHELMEKISSVTAEYLRRQIEAGASAVQMFDSWVGVLGPEDYCKYVLPYSKIVLSNLAAPAIHFSTGTAAYLDLICEAGGEIISVDWRVDLRQAWNRIGDHAIQGNLDPAHLLMNTKELRQEVRKVLSAAGGQNGHIFNLGHGVFPDTPDENVAALVEEVHKWKP
- a CDS encoding Spy/CpxP family protein refolding chaperone — encoded protein: MKKVLIVAIPIALFAILLATLPSFGFGRGHRHHGMMKDFIMYKIDKLAGDLNLNSVQQARWDTFKKDLESSIEQRKGKREEIHDIVKQELAKDNPDFTKVTPLVHGQIDSHAQFAHDLVNRVNELFSDLSPEQKKILSERIMEMHDHRD
- a CDS encoding HAMP domain-containing histidine kinase → MFGKIYLKLYFWFLLVFVLTIAIVSMMIHTFYSERVRDELHDQMESHARFLMAEYAEACQEMNSNSCRTFRERLNRIRPLRFWIVNRSGQVVLSNEEHHGPSVNAKQLARAAAGETVIVTGRRAPHRIIVPLRQDSGVVKELVIVERGFMGRGRFPRFPVLVSLIIVLITIAALIFPLSKKLTKPVRELHQLGQEWAQGHLENRASVSGNDEISDLAGAFNTMAENLQKMLQQRKEFLAWISHELRSPLARMRIALELLSEKQQGEKLIEDMQEEILESEKLIEQLLLLSRIEMNVPITKELAPLEKVTKRAIEQVEPLAKHQEVSLIQKGEGSVMGDLYQLERALVNVLENAIKFSSMGGRVELEIEQVDGKVIVKCMDQGSGIDSTEQEKIFQAFFRGNGAAGKDGFGLGLFIARRIIEMHDGTIRAEKNSPSGTRIVIELPSSKNS